The Cellulosimicrobium sp. ES-005 genome segment CTGCTCGCGGTCGCAGCGGTGCCCGGCTCCGTCCTGCCGCAGCGCCCCCAGGACCCGGCGGCCGTGCTGCGGTACCTGCAGGAGAACCCGACGACGGGGGAGTGGCTCGACCGGCTCGGCTTCTTCGACGTCTACGCCTCGGTGTGGTTCTCCGCGATCTACATCCTGCTGTTCGTCTCGCTCGTCGGCTGCATCCTGCCGCGCACGAAGGCGCACTGGCAGGCGCTGCGCACGCGGCCCCCGCGCACGCCGCGACGCTTCGACCGCTTCCCCGCGCAGGCGCGCGCCGTCACCGACGCCTCGCCGGACGAGGTCGTCGCGGCGGCGAGCAGCCACCTGCGCGGCCGGCTCCGCTGGCTGCCGACGTTCCGCGTCGACACGGGCGCCGAGGAGGCCGCCCCGGCGCGGGGCCGTGCCGCCGCGCGGCCCGCGGCACGGACGGTGTCCGCCGAGCGCGGCTACGTGCGCGAGACCGGCAACCTGCTGTTCCACCTGTCTCTCGTCGGCCTCCTGGTCGCCGTCGCGACGGGCCAGCTCCTGCACTACCGCGGCCAGGCGATCGTCACGGAGGGCCGGGGGTTCGCGAACGCGGTCGTCGACTACGACACGTTCGAGAACGGCGCGTGGTTCCGGCCGTCGTCGCTCGTGCCGTTCTCGATGACGCTCGACGCGTTCGAGTCGGAGTTCGCCCAGGACTCCGTCGCGTTCGCGCAGTCGCGCGACTTCACCGCGACGGTCACCGTGCGCGACCCCGACGGCGAGTCCCACGAGGAGACCATCAAGGTCAACCACCCGCTCACCGCGGGCGGCGCCAAGATCTACCTCCAGGGCAACGGGTTCGCGCCCGAGGTCACGGTGCACGACGCCGACGGCGAGGTGGCGTTCTCGGGCCGCGTGCCGTTCCTGCCCGAGGACACGATGTACACCTCGCGCGGCGTCATCAAGGTGCCCGACGTGTCGTCCGGCCTCGACCAGATCGGGCTCGTCGGGTACTTCCTCCCGACGGCCCAGCTCAGCGAGGACGGCGAGACCGCGGAGTCGGTGTACCCGCAGCCGATCAACCCGCTCCTCGTGCTCGAGGTCTACCGGGGCGACCTCGGTCTCGACGAGGGCCTGCCGCAGAACGTCTACCGCCTCGACACGGACGATCTCACGCCGTCGGTCGACGCGGACGGCGAGCGCGTGAAGCTGCTCGTCGCCCCGGGCGAGACGGTCGACCTGCCCGACGGCCTCGGCACGATCACGTTCGACTCGCTGCCGCGCTACGTCGCCCTCGACTTGCGGCACGACCCGTCGCTCACGTGGGTGCTCGTGTTCTCGCTCGGCGCGCTCGCGGGTCTCGCCGTCTCGCTGTTCACCCCGCGCCGCCGCGTGTGGGTGCGCGCGTGGCGCGAGGAGGTGCCCGGTGACGGGGACGACGGCCCGCGCGAGCGCACCGTCGTCGCCGTCGCGGGTCTCGCCCGCGGGGACGATGCCGGGCTCCAGGGCGAGGTGGACTCGCTTCTCGCCGCGCTCCCGGGCGTGGCACCATCGGGTGAGGGTGACCTCACCACGTCGTCGGGACGCGCACCGGCCGACCGCACCCGCTCCACCGCGCGTCCCGCACAGGACCCGACCGCGCGACCGCGCACGAAAGGCTGACCGATGACCGTAGCCGAGCTGAGCCAGGACCTCGTCTGGGCCGCTGCGACTGCCCTGACCGTCGCGCTCGTCGCGTTCGCGATCGACCTCGCGCGGCTCGCGGGCCGCGCCGACGACGAGCGGGCCGAGGCACGGGCCGACGCGAAGGTGCCCGGCGCGGAGGTGCTCGCGGGCGCGGGCGCGTCCGTCTCGCCGTACGGCCCGGACACGCCCGACGTCGTCGACGCCGCACCCGTCGCCGCGCCCGAGCCGTCGCGCAAGGCCGCCAACATCGGGATCTCGCTGACGTGGCTCGGGACGGCGCTGCTGCTCGTCGCGATCGTCACGCGCGGGATCGCCGCCGGCCGCACGCCGTGGGCCAACATGTACGAGTTCACGCTCGTCGGCGCGTTCGTCGCGCTCGCGGTGTTCCTGGCCGTGTCGCTCAAGCGGGACGTGCGCTTCCTCGGGTCGTTCGTCACGGGCCTCGCGGTGCTGTTCCTCGTGCTCGCGCAGAACGCGTTCTTCGTCGCCGCGACCGGCGTGCAGCCCGCGCTCCAGTCCTACTGGCTCGTCATCCACGTGGGCGTCGCGATCATCGCGACGGGCATCTTCACCGTCGCGTTCGTCACGTCGGTGCTCCAGCTCCTGCGCGACTCGCGCGACTCCGGGAACGCCTTCCTCGGCGCGCGCGGCTGGCGCTGGCTCGACTCGACGCCGGGCCCGCTCCAGCTCGAGGCGCTCAGCTTCCGCCTCAACGCGGTCGCGTTCGTGCTGTGGACGTTCACCATCATCGGCGGCGCGATCTGGGCGGAGCACGCCTGGGGCCGCTACTGGGGCTGGGACCCCAAGGAGGTCTGGAGCTTCGTCGTCTGGATCGTGTACGCGGCGTACCTGCACGCCCGCACGACCCGCGGCTGGTCCGGCCGCCGGGCGGCGTACTTCGTGATCGTCGGCTACGCGTGCGTCCTGTTCAACTTCACGGGCGTGAACCTGCTGTTCAACGGCAAGCACTCGTACTCCGGC includes the following:
- a CDS encoding cytochrome c biogenesis protein ResB produces the protein MTERTGQAERSEERPTSTGYRPEGIDDAFSAGDGPGDRTPSGGGGGAGGDGGPALPRLGWRGTLRWTWRQLTSMRVALMLLMLLAVAAVPGSVLPQRPQDPAAVLRYLQENPTTGEWLDRLGFFDVYASVWFSAIYILLFVSLVGCILPRTKAHWQALRTRPPRTPRRFDRFPAQARAVTDASPDEVVAAASSHLRGRLRWLPTFRVDTGAEEAAPARGRAAARPAARTVSAERGYVRETGNLLFHLSLVGLLVAVATGQLLHYRGQAIVTEGRGFANAVVDYDTFENGAWFRPSSLVPFSMTLDAFESEFAQDSVAFAQSRDFTATVTVRDPDGESHEETIKVNHPLTAGGAKIYLQGNGFAPEVTVHDADGEVAFSGRVPFLPEDTMYTSRGVIKVPDVSSGLDQIGLVGYFLPTAQLSEDGETAESVYPQPINPLLVLEVYRGDLGLDEGLPQNVYRLDTDDLTPSVDADGERVKLLVAPGETVDLPDGLGTITFDSLPRYVALDLRHDPSLTWVLVFSLGALAGLAVSLFTPRRRVWVRAWREEVPGDGDDGPRERTVVAVAGLARGDDAGLQGEVDSLLAALPGVAPSGEGDLTTSSGRAPADRTRSTARPAQDPTARPRTKG
- the ccsB gene encoding c-type cytochrome biogenesis protein CcsB; this translates as MTVAELSQDLVWAAATALTVALVAFAIDLARLAGRADDERAEARADAKVPGAEVLAGAGASVSPYGPDTPDVVDAAPVAAPEPSRKAANIGISLTWLGTALLLVAIVTRGIAAGRTPWANMYEFTLVGAFVALAVFLAVSLKRDVRFLGSFVTGLAVLFLVLAQNAFFVAATGVQPALQSYWLVIHVGVAIIATGIFTVAFVTSVLQLLRDSRDSGNAFLGARGWRWLDSTPGPLQLEALSFRLNAVAFVLWTFTIIGGAIWAEHAWGRYWGWDPKEVWSFVVWIVYAAYLHARTTRGWSGRRAAYFVIVGYACVLFNFTGVNLLFNGKHSYSGLNPGD